A single Pseudomonas sp. HN11 DNA region contains:
- the rpoD gene encoding RNA polymerase sigma factor RpoD: MSGKAQQQSRIKELIVLGREQGYLTYAEVNDHLPEDISDPEQVEDIIRMINDMGINVFEAAPDKDSLMLADADTDEAAAEEAAAALAAVETDIGRTTDPVRMYMREMGTVELLTREGEIEIAKRIEEGIREVMGAIAHFPGTVDHILSEYTRVTTEGGRLSDVLSGYIDPDDGIAPPAAEVPPPVDAKAAKADDDSEDDDAEASGDEEDEVESGPDPVVAAQRFGAVSDQMEITRKALKKHGRSNKQAIAELLALAELFMPIKLVPKQFEGLVERVRSALERLRAQERAIMQLCVRDARMPRADFLRQFPGNEVDESWTDALAKGKAKYAEAIGRLQPDIIRCQQKLQALETETGLTIAEIKDINRRMSIGEAKARRAKKEMVEANLRLVISIAKKYTNRGLQFLDLIQEGNIGLMKAVDKFEYRRGYKFSTYATWWIRQAITRSIADQARTIRIPVHMIETINKLNRISRQMLQEMGREPTPEELGERMEMPEDKIRKVLKIAKEPISMETPIGDDEDSHLGDFIEDSTMQSPIDVATVESLKEATRDVLSGLTAREAKVLRMRFGIDMNTDHTLEEVGKQFDVTRERIRQIEAKALRKLRHPTRSEHLRSFLDE; encoded by the coding sequence TCCGGAAAAGCGCAACAGCAGTCTCGTATCAAAGAGTTGATCGTTCTCGGTCGTGAGCAGGGTTACCTGACTTACGCAGAGGTCAACGACCACCTGCCTGAGGATATTTCAGATCCAGAGCAGGTGGAAGACATCATCCGCATGATTAACGACATGGGGATCAACGTATTCGAAGCTGCGCCAGATAAGGATTCCCTTATGCTGGCGGACGCCGATACCGACGAGGCTGCCGCTGAAGAAGCTGCTGCCGCGCTGGCTGCTGTGGAGACCGATATCGGTCGTACCACCGACCCTGTGCGCATGTATATGCGTGAAATGGGTACCGTCGAGCTGCTGACACGCGAAGGCGAGATCGAAATCGCCAAGCGTATCGAAGAGGGTATTCGTGAAGTGATGGGCGCAATTGCGCACTTCCCTGGCACGGTTGACCATATTCTCTCCGAGTACACCCGCGTCACCACCGAAGGTGGCCGCCTGTCCGACGTGCTGAGCGGCTACATCGATCCGGACGACGGCATCGCGCCGCCTGCCGCCGAAGTGCCACCACCTGTCGACGCCAAGGCTGCGAAAGCCGACGACGACTCCGAAGACGACGACGCTGAAGCCAGCGGCGACGAAGAAGATGAAGTTGAAAGCGGCCCAGACCCGGTCGTTGCTGCCCAGCGTTTCGGCGCGGTTTCCGATCAAATGGAAATCACCCGTAAGGCCCTGAAAAAGCACGGTCGCTCCAACAAGCAGGCAATTGCCGAACTGTTGGCCCTGGCTGAGCTATTCATGCCGATCAAGCTGGTACCGAAGCAATTCGAAGGTCTGGTTGAGCGTGTTCGAAGTGCCCTTGAGCGTCTGCGTGCACAAGAGCGTGCGATCATGCAGCTCTGCGTCCGTGATGCGCGCATGCCGCGCGCCGACTTCCTGCGCCAGTTCCCAGGCAATGAAGTCGACGAAAGCTGGACCGACGCACTGGCCAAGGGCAAGGCGAAGTACGCCGAAGCCATTGGTCGCCTGCAGCCGGACATCATCCGTTGCCAGCAGAAGCTGCAAGCATTGGAGACCGAAACCGGTCTGACGATTGCCGAGATCAAGGACATCAACCGTCGCATGTCGATCGGTGAGGCCAAGGCCCGCCGCGCGAAGAAAGAGATGGTCGAAGCCAACTTGCGTCTGGTGATCTCCATCGCCAAGAAGTACACCAACCGTGGCCTGCAATTCCTCGATCTGATCCAGGAAGGCAACATCGGCTTGATGAAGGCTGTGGACAAGTTCGAATACCGTCGTGGTTACAAGTTCTCGACTTATGCCACCTGGTGGATCCGTCAGGCGATCACTCGCTCGATCGCCGACCAGGCCCGCACCATCCGTATTCCGGTGCACATGATCGAGACGATCAACAAGCTCAACCGTATTTCCCGGCAGATGTTGCAGGAAATGGGTCGCGAACCGACCCCGGAAGAGCTGGGCGAACGCATGGAAATGCCTGAGGATAAAATCCGCAAGGTATTGAAGATCGCTAAAGAGCCGATCTCCATGGAAACCCCGATTGGTGATGACGAAGACTCCCACCTGGGTGACTTCATCGAAGACTCGACCATGCAGTCGCCAATCGATGTCGCCACCGTTGAGAGCTTGAAAGAAGCGACTCGCGACGTACTGTCCGGCCTCACTGCCCGTGAAGCCAAGGTACTGCGCATGCGTTTCGGCATCGACATGAATACCGACCACACCCTTGAGGAAGTCGGTAAGCAGTTTGACGTGACCCGTGAACGGATCCGTCAGATCGAAGCCAAGGCACTGCGCAAGCTGCGCCACCCGACGCGAAGCGAGCATCTACGCTCCTTCCTCGACGAGTGA